In [Leptolyngbya] sp. PCC 7376, a genomic segment contains:
- a CDS encoding LOG family protein, translating to MQNNFRNNAVNPSANLNQQQMSYEIVQEAVLSLWQVVNGLSSIQPPQRDRYRVTIFGSARLTKDEAIYQDVKRLASELTDLGCDIVTGGGPGLMEAANEGSVVADENNQTQSIGIHIDLEFEQDINPFVEEVFRHRTFFSRLHHFALVSDAFVVVPGGIGTTLEAFMIWQLLQVRSIHSVPFIMVGEMWQELISWAEHSMVPHMVDAEDINIPVCVPTVDEAIALLKNAHHTWQSNNHNGNNAAIKTERGT from the coding sequence AATAATTTCCGTAATAATGCTGTTAATCCATCTGCAAACCTCAACCAACAGCAGATGAGCTACGAAATCGTTCAAGAAGCAGTGCTCTCCCTCTGGCAAGTTGTTAATGGTCTAAGTAGTATTCAGCCACCGCAACGAGACCGTTACCGCGTCACAATTTTTGGCTCTGCGAGACTGACAAAAGACGAAGCAATTTATCAGGATGTCAAACGTCTTGCGAGTGAACTGACCGACCTCGGTTGTGACATTGTTACGGGAGGTGGCCCTGGCTTAATGGAAGCGGCCAATGAAGGAAGTGTGGTCGCTGATGAAAATAATCAAACGCAATCAATCGGAATTCATATCGATTTAGAGTTTGAACAAGACATCAATCCTTTTGTGGAAGAAGTGTTTCGGCACCGTACTTTTTTCTCGCGACTGCATCATTTCGCCTTGGTCTCTGATGCGTTTGTAGTAGTACCCGGTGGCATTGGTACAACCCTTGAAGCATTTATGATTTGGCAACTGCTCCAAGTTCGTTCAATTCATTCTGTGCCCTTCATTATGGTCGGGGAGATGTGGCAAGAGCTCATTAGTTGGGCGGAGCATTCAATGGTGCCCCATATGGTTGATGCTGAAGATATCAATATTCCGGTTTGTGTCCCGACAGTGGATGAGGCGATCGCCCTCTTGAAAAATGCCCATCATACTTGGCAAAGCAATAATCACAATGGCAATAATGCTGCAATCAAAACAGAAAGAGGGACTTAG